A genomic region of Pelodiscus sinensis isolate JC-2024 chromosome 1, ASM4963464v1, whole genome shotgun sequence contains the following coding sequences:
- the GTPBP8 gene encoding GTP-binding protein 8 isoform X1 has product MHQLQRMRRLVGANCLLRRCSATWRSSTKNASFSEVLQLEDKKLTGLVFPLQGLEKYLTPGVNTASFRTFNPSLDDIHRAEALFKPSSKHVIDYFSSAVRMDHAPQLSQPEVCFVGRSNVGKSSLIKALFSLAPEVEVRVSKTPGHTKKMNFFKVGKYFTLVDMPGYGYRAPQDFADMVEAYLQERRNLKRTFLLVDSLVGFQKADHIAIEMLKEFGIPYALVLTKIDKVPKGLLVKNVLEIQDFAEKRMQGCFPQLFPVSSIEYSGIHLLRCFVAHVTGNFPLMNS; this is encoded by the exons ATGCACCAGCTCCAGAGGATGAGGAGGCTTGTGGGGGCCAATTGCCTGCTCCGGAGATGCAGCGCTACTTGGAGGAGCTCTACCAAAAATGCAtctttttcagaagtgctgcaaCTGGAGGATAAAAAGCTCACTGGTCTAGTTTTCCCTCTCCAGGGGCTAGAAAAATATCTAACCCCCGGTGTGAATACGGCAAGTTTCCGGACTTTCAACCCTAGCCTGGATGACATCCACAGGGCAGAGGCGCTTTTCAAACCCTCCAGCAAACATGTGATTGATTATTTCAGTTCTGCTGTCCGCATGGATCATGCCCCACAGCTGTCGCAGCCAGAG GTGTGCTTTGTGGGCAGAAGCAATGTTGGGAAATCCTCCTTAATAAAGGCCTTGTTTTCATTGGCTCCCGAAGTTGAAGTCAGAGTGTCAAAAACTCCA GGCCACACAAAGAAAATGAATTTCTTCAAAGTGGGGAAATACTTTACATTGGTGGACATGCCAGGCTATGGCTACAGAGCTCCCCAAGACTTTGCTGACATGGTGGAAGCCTATTTACAGGAGCGTCGGAA CTTGAAGAGGACATTCTTATTAGTGGACAGCTTGGTAGGATTTCAGAAAGCAGACCACATCGCCATAGAAATGTTGAAGGAGTTTGGGATCCCTTATGCT CTGGTGTTAACCAAAATCGACAAAGTTCCCAAAGGACTGTTGGTTAAAAATGTACTAGAGATCCAAGACTTTGCAGAGAAACGAATGCAGGGGTGCTTTCCTCAACTCTTCCCAGTCAG TTCCATAGAGTATTCTGGTATCCACCTGCTAAGGTGTTTTGTAGCCCATGTTACAGGAAACTTTCCCTTGATGAATTCCTGA
- the GTPBP8 gene encoding GTP-binding protein 8 isoform X2 translates to MHQLQRMRRLVGANCLLRRCSATWRSSTKNASFSEVLQLEDKKLTGLVFPLQGLEKYLTPGVNTASFRTFNPSLDDIHRAEALFKPSSKHVIDYFSSAVRMDHAPQLSQPEVCFVGRSNVGKSSLIKALFSLAPEVEVRVSKTPGHTKKMNFFKVGKYFTLVDMPGYGYRAPQDFADMVEAYLQERRNLKRTFLLVDSLVGFQKADHIAIEMLKEFGIPYALVLTKIDKVPKGLLVKNVLEIQDFAEKRMQGCFPQLFPVSFLRGHQRVPGTKFTKQ, encoded by the exons ATGCACCAGCTCCAGAGGATGAGGAGGCTTGTGGGGGCCAATTGCCTGCTCCGGAGATGCAGCGCTACTTGGAGGAGCTCTACCAAAAATGCAtctttttcagaagtgctgcaaCTGGAGGATAAAAAGCTCACTGGTCTAGTTTTCCCTCTCCAGGGGCTAGAAAAATATCTAACCCCCGGTGTGAATACGGCAAGTTTCCGGACTTTCAACCCTAGCCTGGATGACATCCACAGGGCAGAGGCGCTTTTCAAACCCTCCAGCAAACATGTGATTGATTATTTCAGTTCTGCTGTCCGCATGGATCATGCCCCACAGCTGTCGCAGCCAGAG GTGTGCTTTGTGGGCAGAAGCAATGTTGGGAAATCCTCCTTAATAAAGGCCTTGTTTTCATTGGCTCCCGAAGTTGAAGTCAGAGTGTCAAAAACTCCA GGCCACACAAAGAAAATGAATTTCTTCAAAGTGGGGAAATACTTTACATTGGTGGACATGCCAGGCTATGGCTACAGAGCTCCCCAAGACTTTGCTGACATGGTGGAAGCCTATTTACAGGAGCGTCGGAA CTTGAAGAGGACATTCTTATTAGTGGACAGCTTGGTAGGATTTCAGAAAGCAGACCACATCGCCATAGAAATGTTGAAGGAGTTTGGGATCCCTTATGCT CTGGTGTTAACCAAAATCGACAAAGTTCCCAAAGGACTGTTGGTTAAAAATGTACTAGAGATCCAAGACTTTGCAGAGAAACGAATGCAGGGGTGCTTTCCTCAACTCTTCCCAGTCAG cTTCCTAAGGGGTCACCAACGCGTTCCTGGGACTAAGTTTACCAAGCAATAA